From the genome of Desulfobaculum xiamenense:
GGCTCGAACATGGCCGGAACCATGCGCTCCATCGTGGACGGCGCCTCCAAGTCCCTCGATCAGTCCATCGACAAGATGAGCAAGACCATCGCCGAATCCGCGCTGCTTGGTGCGCGTGGCAATTCCGGCGTCATCCTTGCTCAGTTCTTCTGCGGCTTTTCCGAGGGTGTGAAGGATCTGTGCCGCATCACGCCCAAGCAATTCGCCGAGGCCGCCTCCGAAGCCGCACGACGTGCCAAGGAATCCATGGCCAACCCGCGTGAGGGCACGATTCTGACCGTCATCACCGACTGGGCCGATCATCTGAAGGACAATTGCGACAAGTATCGCGATTTTCCCGAGCTGTTGCAGGATTCCCTGCGCCGCGCCCAGACCTCGCTCAAGGAGACCACAGACAAGCTCGCGTCCCTCAAGACAGCGGGCGTTGTCGATGCCGGTGCGCAGGGCTTCGTGTACCTGCTGGACGGCATTGTCGATTTTGTCGAGCGCGGCCGACTGGATATGAAGGTCGAGCGCGAGATCATCGGCGAAAAGGGCAGCGGCAGCGGCCGGGCGCAGGAGCGCGTGGCGGTGGAGGAACTGACCTTCCGCTTCTGCACGGAATGCATGCTCACCGGCAAGGACATCGATCGTGACGCCCTGCGTGGCGAGCTTTCCGCCATCGGCGACAGCCTGATCGTGGCCGGAACGTCCGAGACGGTGCGCATTCACGTCCATTCCAACGAGCCGGAGCGCGTCTTCGAGATCGCCGCCGCATACGGCGAGATGTCCCGCCGCAAGATCGACGACATGCTCCAGCAGCATCGCGACCTCGTGGCCAAGGCGAGGCAGAAGGTCGGCATCGTTACCGATTCCTGCTGTGACCTGCCCGAACCGTTCCTGCGCAAGTACGGCATCGGCGTCGCGCCGCTCACGCTCAATCTCAACGGGCAGGAGTTCCTCGACAAGGTCGACATCACGGCCGAGGAATTCAATGACCGCCTGCGCGTGTCGGAATCCGCCAAGACCTCGCAGCCCGCACCTGTCGAATTCAAGACCGTCTACGAGTCCATGCTCGACCAGTACGAGGACATCGTCTCCGTGCATCTGTGCGCCGCCAACAGCGGCACCTTCCAGGGTGCGCGGACCATGGCCTCGACCCTGGCCGATGATCGCATTTCGGTGGTGGACAGCAACAACCTTACCGTCGGCCTCGGCCTTGTGGTGCGCGAGGCGGCCCTTGCCGCAGCACGCGGTCTCGATGCCGCAGAGGTTGCCGACGTGGCGCGCGACGCCGCCAGCCGCGTGCGCATCTTCGTGACGCTCGAAACACTGGACTTCGCCGTGCGCGGCGGCCGCATGTCCCGCAAGATGGGCGTGGTGGCCAAGGCGCTCAACATCAAGCCCGTTTTGACCTTCCATCCCGTCACCGGCAAGGCCACTGTCATCGGCAAGGGCTTTGGCGTGCACCACGCGCGTGGCATTCTCATGCGCAACGTGCGCAAGGTTGCCGAGGACAAGCGCAACCTGCGCTTCGCCGTGGCCCACGTGGCCGCTCCGGAGACCGCTCGTCGCTATGCGGACCTGCTGTGGTCGGTGTTCGGCGTCGAGCCGCTGTACTCCATGGAGGCTTCGCCCGTGCTGGGATGCTATTCCGGCCTTGGCGCGGCGGCCGTGGCTGTGCTCGGCGACTAGTTTTCCTCGCTGCTGAGGGACGCAGACATATCATGAAGGCCCCACGCTCGCTTGAGCGTGGGGCCTTCGTTTTTTGCTTGGCTGATGAGGGTGACGAAAAAGGGACCACAGGCGCAACGCGCCTGTGGCCCCTTCGTGGGTTCGGGATGGAACCGTGAGGCTAGAGTTCCTTCATGGCTTCGCAGATCTGCTGGACGGCCTTTTTGCCGTCCTCGAAGTACATGAGGGCGTTGTCCGCGGAGAAGAGCGGGTTCGGGATGCGTGCAAAGCCCGGCGAGAGGCTGCGCTTGACCACGATGACCGTGCGGCATTCGTCCACGTTGATGATCGGCATGCCCGCGATGGGGCTTGCGGGATCGGTCTTGGCCAGCGGGTTGACCACGTCGTTGGCGCCGAGGACGATGGCCACGTCGATCTGGCTCATCTCGGGATTGATGGAGTCCATTTCGCGCAGCTTGTCGTAGGGCACCTCGGCCTCGGCCAGCAGCACGTTCATGTGTCCGGGCATGCGTCCGGCCACGGGGTGGATGGCGAATTCCACGGTGGTGCCGCGCGCCTCCAACTGGTTCATGAGGTCGCGTACGGCGTGCTGGGCCTGCGCCACGGCCATGCCGTAGCCGGGCACGACGACCACGCGCTGCGCGCCGTCGAGGATCATCGCCACTTCCTCGCCGGAGGTGGCCTTCACCTTGCCCGCGTATACGTCGTCCGCCGATGCGGTCTTTTCGCCGGGGCCGAGGGAACCGCCAAAGAGGACGTTGGTCAGCGAGCGGTTCATGGCGCGGCACATGATCTTGGTCAGGATGATGCCGGACGCGCCGACCAGCGAGCCGGCGATGATGAGCATGTTGTTTTCGAGCACGAAGCCCGTGGCCGAGGCGGCAATGCCGGAGTACGAGTTGAGCAGGGCGATGACGACGGGCATGTCCGCGCCGCCGATGGCCATGGTCAGCAGCACGCCGAGCACCGACGCCGCGCCGACCATCACCCAGTAGCCGGTGATGTCTTCGGGGACGATGGAGACGTAGACGCCAAGGCCCACCGTGACTACTGCCAGTGCGAGGTTCACGAGGCGCTGGCCGCCGAAGCTGCATGCGCCTTCGAGGAACAGCCGCTGGAGCTTGCCGAATGCCACGAAGCTGCCCCAGAACGTCACGCCGCCGATGATGCCCGAAAGGGCCGTGGCGATGGAGAACTGGAGGCCGGGCGCGGCGCCGCTGGCCTGCACGAGGGTGGCCCCGGCCACGAGGACCGATGCGCCGCCGCCGAAGCCGTTGAACAGGGCCACGAGCT
Proteins encoded in this window:
- a CDS encoding NAD(P)(+) transhydrogenase (Re/Si-specific) subunit beta → MNLSIINLVYLLASVLFILGIKGLTHPKSAVRGNVLSAFGMLLAVAVTLFDKNILSFEYIFAGIVLGAAIGAVLAMKIEMTAMPQLVALFNGFGGGASVLVAGATLVQASGAAPGLQFSIATALSGIIGGVTFWGSFVAFGKLQRLFLEGACSFGGQRLVNLALAVVTVGLGVYVSIVPEDITGYWVMVGAASVLGVLLTMAIGGADMPVVIALLNSYSGIAASATGFVLENNMLIIAGSLVGASGIILTKIMCRAMNRSLTNVLFGGSLGPGEKTASADDVYAGKVKATSGEEVAMILDGAQRVVVVPGYGMAVAQAQHAVRDLMNQLEARGTTVEFAIHPVAGRMPGHMNVLLAEAEVPYDKLREMDSINPEMSQIDVAIVLGANDVVNPLAKTDPASPIAGMPIINVDECRTVIVVKRSLSPGFARIPNPLFSADNALMYFEDGKKAVQQICEAMKEL
- a CDS encoding DAK2 domain-containing protein; its protein translation is MAPTPNRIQYIDGIRFKRILFAAAKRLIDKHRHLDEINVFPVPDGDTGSNMAGTMRSIVDGASKSLDQSIDKMSKTIAESALLGARGNSGVILAQFFCGFSEGVKDLCRITPKQFAEAASEAARRAKESMANPREGTILTVITDWADHLKDNCDKYRDFPELLQDSLRRAQTSLKETTDKLASLKTAGVVDAGAQGFVYLLDGIVDFVERGRLDMKVEREIIGEKGSGSGRAQERVAVEELTFRFCTECMLTGKDIDRDALRGELSAIGDSLIVAGTSETVRIHVHSNEPERVFEIAAAYGEMSRRKIDDMLQQHRDLVAKARQKVGIVTDSCCDLPEPFLRKYGIGVAPLTLNLNGQEFLDKVDITAEEFNDRLRVSESAKTSQPAPVEFKTVYESMLDQYEDIVSVHLCAANSGTFQGARTMASTLADDRISVVDSNNLTVGLGLVVREAALAAARGLDAAEVADVARDAASRVRIFVTLETLDFAVRGGRMSRKMGVVAKALNIKPVLTFHPVTGKATVIGKGFGVHHARGILMRNVRKVAEDKRNLRFAVAHVAAPETARRYADLLWSVFGVEPLYSMEASPVLGCYSGLGAAAVAVLGD